Part of the Caulifigura coniformis genome, ATCGCCGTCGTGATCGGGCGCTACCTGGAATTCGATGCACATACGGCACCGTTCGCCTATGGATTGGCTGGATTTCTGCTTCTGATCGGAGTTTCTGGAACGATCGTTTCATCGCTGCGATGGCTGAGGAAATCGACAAGTCCACAGACCGGGCTCGCGTTCGGCATGCTGGCCGGACTTGCGTTTCTGACGAACTGCATGATTCCCGTCACTCCCGCGAGAACTGCCGCGCGCCGTACGCAGTGCAAGAACAACCTGAAGCAGATCGGACTGGCCCTCCACAACTTCGCCGATGAACACGATGGCCTGCCTGAACCGATCGTTGCCACAGATCCGCCACGGTCGTGGCGAGTGGAAGTACTTCCCTATCTCGACGAGCACGCCTTGCGGAAGTCGTATCGGGACGATGCAACCTGGGACAGTGACGCGAACCTTGAACCGGGCCGCCACGGTAGGATCTACATGTGTCCTTCGATGGCTGATCCATACGACTCCAGGAAGCGAACACTGACCTGCTACACCGCAGTGACAGGCGAAAACTCTGCGTTCTCGCCAGAGAATCGAGTTCGCTTCCCAAATCTTCCGGATGGGGACTCGAACACCATTCTCGTGATTGAGGCGGGCGGGCGTGGGATCACGTGGACCGATCCGCGTGACTCAGACCTGACGACCCAGCCAATCAGGATCAACGCGGCGGGCGCTACGCCGACTGAGTCGCCCGCGATCGGTTCGTCACCGCACACGGGTGGTTGTCATGTCACGCTGGCCGACGGCTCGGTTCGATTCATTTCCGAGAACATCAATTCGGAACTTCTGAAGAAACTCCTGACCGCTGATGGCGGGGAGTCCATCGAGAACGAAGAGTTTTGAAGACTGCTCGAGCAGTGGTGTGTTCATCCGGAAGGGCTAGGCGACCTGCACCGTCGCTTTATGATCGGTGGATGCCCTCGCAAAACGAAGCCACCGCCGACATCACCAAACTGGCCGAACTGACGCAGGACATCCGCGTCGCGATGATGACGACGTTCCCGCCTGGCCAGAAACCGCATTCCCGGCCGATGTACACGACTGGCGTCGACCCGAAGACGTTCGACGGCACGCTGTGGTTCATGTCGCATGCCGAGTCGGTCAAGAACGACGAACTCGCTCAGAATCCCGAAGTGCTCCTCACCTACGCCGCGCCCGACAAGAACCGCTACGTC contains:
- a CDS encoding DUF1559 domain-containing protein, with the protein product MKALAFDSPDPWRFYLVHSGLLLFTVGAILALLIRSRRPSGPWDVVAWALLIPIAVVIGRYLEFDAHTAPFAYGLAGFLLLIGVSGTIVSSLRWLRKSTSPQTGLAFGMLAGLAFLTNCMIPVTPARTAARRTQCKNNLKQIGLALHNFADEHDGLPEPIVATDPPRSWRVEVLPYLDEHALRKSYRDDATWDSDANLEPGRHGRIYMCPSMADPYDSRKRTLTCYTAVTGENSAFSPENRVRFPNLPDGDSNTILVIEAGGRGITWTDPRDSDLTTQPIRINAAGATPTESPAIGSSPHTGGCHVTLADGSVRFISENINSELLKKLLTADGGESIENEEF
- a CDS encoding pyridoxamine 5'-phosphate oxidase family protein: MPSQNEATADITKLAELTQDIRVAMMTTFPPGQKPHSRPMYTTGVDPKTFDGTLWFMSHAESVKNDELAQNPEVLLTYAAPDKNRYVVVYGRGRIEKNREKAKELWNVHAKGWFPGGPDDPALTLIGCEVTTAEYWDGPAPTSYLLSLLKAVATGTKPQTTGEHGKVTAR